CTTTCCACGGTGGCTCCATGGGCTATGTGGTCGGCGAGCGCTTTACCCGTGCCGCTCAGCGTGCCTTGGAGCAGCGTATCCCGCTGGTTTGTTTCTCTGCTACCGGGGGTGCCCGGATGCAGGAGGCCCTGATCTCCCTGATGCAGATGGCCAAAACCTCGGCGGTGCTGGAAAAAATGAAGATGGCCGGTGTGCCATATATCTCCATTATGACTGACCCGGTATACGGTGGTGTTTCCGCATCCCTGGCCCTGCTGGGTGATATCAATGCGGCGGAGCCCGGAGCGCGCGCTGGTTTTGCCGGCCCGAATATTATCGAGCAGACCATTCGCCAGAAATTGCCGAAAGGTTTCCAGCGCAGTGAGTTCCTGCTGGAGCACGGCGCAATTGATATGATTATTCCTCGCAAGGAAATGCGCTCTACAGTGTCCCGCATATTGGGTAAACTGACCGGCAACTGATTTCCATTCCCTTGGGGTAATGCTGTGATCAGC
This DNA window, taken from Microbulbifer sp. MKSA007, encodes the following:
- the accD gene encoding acetyl-CoA carboxylase, carboxyltransferase subunit beta; this translates as MSWLEKIVPAVIRTERRTGSSKVPEGVWKKCVKCDAMLYRPELERNLDVCPKCDHHFRIGARRRLDIFLDEEGREELATDVQPVDRLKFKDVKKYKDRLVQAQKSTGEKDALIAMQGSLNGAPLVAVAFEFAFHGGSMGYVVGERFTRAAQRALEQRIPLVCFSATGGARMQEALISLMQMAKTSAVLEKMKMAGVPYISIMTDPVYGGVSASLALLGDINAAEPGARAGFAGPNIIEQTIRQKLPKGFQRSEFLLEHGAIDMIIPRKEMRSTVSRILGKLTGN